A window of Variovorax sp. HW608 genomic DNA:
CCCCGGTGCAGATGCGCTCGACGGTGACCGGCGTGACGATGCTCCTCATCAATGTCCTGGCCGTTGCGATCGGCAACCTGGCTGCGGGCGCTGCGAGTGATCGCCTGACTGCCGCGGGCTTCGCATCACCCTTGACGGTTGTGCTACTGGCAACCGACCTGTTCGCCGTTCTCGCCGGTGTGTTCTTCGCGATGGCTGCGCGCGGTCCGAAGGTGCAATGCGCGCCAACGCCGGCCATCGCTCACTGAAGGAATTTCTCATGAGCAAATCAAGCAATGCAGCACAGGGGCGCCTGGCCGGGCGAGTCGCGCTGGTCACCGGCGCAGGACCGGGCCTCGGCGGTGCTATTGCCCTGGCGATGGCGCAGGAAGGGGCGAATCTCGTCGTCTGTGACATCGATTCCGAAGCGTTGTCTCATACCGAGAAGGCACTTGCTGCGACCGGAGTCGAATGCTTGGCGCTGCGCTGCGACGTGTCCGACAGTGCGGCCGTCGATGCGATGTTCTCCCAGGCGGCGGAGCGGTTCGGCACAGTCGACATCCTGGTCAACAACGCGGCCCGCGTCCCGACCTCACCCGCGGAGGAATCACGACGTAACCGCCACTACGCCTACCTGACCACGCCGATGGAGAGGCAGTCACTGGGCATCGTTGCTTCGTTGAGCGATGAAGACTGGCTCAAATGGTGGGACGTCAACATGCATGGCGTGTTCTTCTGCACGCGCGCGGCTCTGCGCATCATGGAGCCACGACGCTCGGGCAAGATCATCAACATCGCTTCGATCGCCGGCCTAGGAACGCAAAGCATGCATAGCCCCGGCTATTCCGCGACCAAGGCGGGGGTGATCAGCCTGACCAAGACCACGGCGCTCGATGTCGCCGGCGCCAACATACATGTCAACGCGATCGCGTGCGGAGCCGTGCTGACGCCGCCCTTTCAGGCTTACCTCGACACCGCGACTGCGGCACAACGCAACAGCCTCTTCCAGTTGATCCCGACAGGCCGCATCGGTCAGCCGGCGGAATATGCATCGTTGGCGGTGTATCTCGCATCAGACGATCACTACTTGGTTGGCCAAGTGATCAGTCCAAATGGCGGCGCTGTGATCTGACGAAGACTGCCATTCAAAAAGGAAGTATCAAATGAACGGACAGATGATGCAGCAACCGCTGCTGATCTCATCGCTGCTGACGCACGCCGAGCGCCATCACGGCGCCCAGCAGATCGTCTCGCGTCGCGTCGAAGGCGACATTCATCGCCAGAGCTTCAGGGAATTCGCATCGCGCGCACGCCGCATGGCCAACGCGCTCATCGCGCTGGGCGTGAAGTCCGGCGACCGCATCGGTACACTGGCCTGGAACGGTCACCGCCACATGGAACTGTACTTCGCCGTGTCGGGCTCGGGGGCCGTGCTGCACACGCTCAATCCGCGGCTGCACACGGACCAGCTCGCATGGATCGCCGACCACGCCGAAGACCAGGTGCTCTTCTTCGACCTCAGCTTCATGCCGTTGGTGGAAGCCGTCGCGCCGCGCATGACGACGATCAAGGCGTTCGTCGCGATGACGGACCGCGCCCACATGCCCGCCTCGAGCCGCATTGACGGCCTGTTGTGCTACGAGGACTTGCTCGCCGCGCACGATGACCGCTACGTCTGGCCGACGTTCGACGAGAACACCGCGGCGACGCTCTGCTACACGAGCGGCACCACGGGCAATCCCAAAGGGGTTCTGTACAGCCATCGCTCGACGGTGCTGCACGCGTATGCGGTGGCACTGCCCGACTCGCTCAATTGCAGCGCGCGCGACGTGATCCTGCCGGTCGTGCCAATGTTTCACGTCAATGCGTGGGGGCTGCCCTATGTCGCCTGCATGGTCGGCGCAAAGCTGGTGCTTCCCGGCCCGGGCCTGGACGGACGGTCATTGCACGAGCTGTTGGAGTCGGAGGGCGTCACCTTGTCTGCAGGCGTGCCCACCGTCTGGCAGGGCTTGCTGGCACACGTCGAGGCTCATGACCTGACGTTCTCTACCATGCGCCGCACCGTGATCGGCGGCGCGGCGTGCCCGCCTGCGATGATGCGCTGTTTCCAGGAGAAGCACGGCGTGCAGGTGATCCACGCCTGGGGCATGACCGAGCTGAGCCCGCTGGGAACGGCTTGCGTGCTCAAGGGTGACCTGGCGTCGCTATCGAGCGAGCAACGCTACGCGATCCAAGCCAAGCAGGGCCGCGCCGTGCCCGGCATGGACATGAAGATCGTCGACGAGCACGGTGCCGAGCTCGCATGGGATGGCAAGCAAAGTGGCGAGTTGATGGTGCGCGGTCCCTGGGTCGTGTCACGCTATCTGAAGAACGAGGGCGGCGACCCGCTCGTCGACGGCTGGTTCCCCACCGGCGACGTCGCCACGATCGATGCCGACGGCTTCATGCAAATCACCGACCGCGCGAAGGACGTGATCAAGTCCGGCGGCGAATGGATCGGCTCGATCGACATCGAGAACATCGCGATGGCACACCCCCAGGTGTCGATGGCTGCGTGCATCGGCGTGCCCCATCCCAAATGGGATGAGCGGCCGCTGCTGGTGGTCGTGAAGAAGCCCGGCGCCGAGCTCACGCGCGATGACTTGCTTTCCTTCTTCGAGGGCAAGGTCGCCAAGTGGTGGACGCCCGACGACGTCGCGTTCGTTGAAGCCATTCCACTGGGCGCGACCGGAAAGATGCTCAAGAACAAGTTGCGAGAGCAGTTCAAGAGCCATCCGCTGGCGACGGCCTGGGCGTAGGGCATGAGCGACTTCGCGCTGCACAAGCGACCGGAATCTCGTCTCTGAGAGCGGAGCGCCGAGACGATGCGAGGAGGGGCCATCAATGTAGACGACCAGCAGTGCTCGAAGCGAATTTCATAATCATTTCATCATCTCAAAAGGAGACACCTTGAAGACCTTGATTTCAATCGCGATCGTCGCCATCGTCGCGAGCAATCTGAGCGCCTGTGCATCCGGGACAGAGGCAAAGCTGACCACTGCGCTCACGAAAGAGGATTGTGTGACGCACCTCACTCAGAATGTGCCAGTAGGCAACAAGCAAGACCAGGCCATTCGAAAAGATATGGCGTGCGCCGACCTCGTCAAGAGGTAGGAAAGATGTCGCCTGTCTCTTCAAAGGAGGTCGCTTCGGCCATCGTCTTGCGTAGCGGGGGCGGCTTCCGAAGAGGCCGGCGCTTCGTAAATTGCCGGGCATTTGTTCATCCGAACGGCAAGATGCTCAAGAACGAACTGCGCGAACGATTCAAGCGGCACCCGCTGCCGACGGCCTGAGCGAATCCCATGGCCACCACTTCACTGGGCGCATGGCCCGAGCGCAGCCGACGCCTGCTCCCAGGCGCACTGGCATGCGGCGTCGTTGCCGCAGCCGCAACCTGGGTCGCAGAACACCACGGCGCGCCCGTCATGCTGATTGCACTCCTGCTCGGCATCGCCATGAATTTCATGTCGACCGAGGTGCGCTGCACGCCGGGGATCGAGTTCTGCTCAAAGACGATGCTGCGTGCCGGCATCGCGCTGCTCGGGATGCGGATTACCTTGCCGCAGATCCTTTCGCTCGGCTGGCCGCTCGTGGCGTTCATCTCGCTCTCGGTCATCCTGATCATCGCCCTATCAATGCACGCTGCGAGGGCATTGCGCTTTGATCCGCTCTTCGGACTGCTTACAGGTGGAGCGACCGCAATCTGCGGCGCATCTGCTGCATTGGCGCTGTCAAGTGCAATGCCTCCGCACCCTCAAAAGGAGCGCGCCACCATGCTCACGGTGATCGCTGTGAGCACGCTCTCCACCCTCGCCATGGTCGCCTACCCGACGATTGCCCGCTGGATGGCATTGGATCCGCACAAGGCTGGCATCTTTCTGGGTGGAACCATTCACGACGTCGCCCAGGTCGTCGGGGCGGGCTATTCGATGTCGCAAGAGACTGGCGACACGGCCACGTTGGTCAAGCTGCTGAGGGTCGCCATGCTGCTGCCGATCGTCACCTTGACTGCGGCGATGACACGTGCCACCGCCGCTGCAGGATCGCGTCGTCCCCCACTGGTCCCATGGTTCGTCGCCGGTTTCGCGGTGCTTGTGTGCATCAATAGCGTCGGTTGCTTCTCTGCAAGCACGCAGCAACTGGGCAGTGACGTGTCGCGATGGCTGCTCGTCGTGGCGGTGGCCAGCATCGGCATGAAGACGCGACCGAAGGAACTGTTGAACGTCGGCATTCGGCCCATAGCCCTGATCCTGTGCGAGACCATCCTTCTGGCCGCGCTGGTTCTCACTTTTCTGCATGCAGCGGGCTAAGCACTACGGGAGACCTGCCGGTGTCGATGGCAACGACGGCCTTCGCAGTCTCAAGCTCCGTCTGCTGACTTCTGAACTGCTAGGTGCCTCACGATTGGTGGGCGTTGATGGCATGCATGCCCGCATCCAGCGATGCCTTGATGCGATCGCTCACGTGGCCGCTGGCATGGCGGGCGTCCGCCGAGTAAATTCCTCATTCTTCAACAGTGGGCCCCGGGTGGGCAAGCACTCCCATGGAGCACTTCAACGAAGCCCAGGCCTTCGAGATCATCAAAGCAGCACTCGAGGCAGACGCAATTAGATTGGTCGGCAACAACTCCGCCGATGCGGATGCCGCGGAGAGAAGAGCCAGAGGCGACGCAAGATACCTGGTGACGCTGTACTCTGATCTGATTGGTCAGAAGCAAAAGAGCTCGGAGTAACGTCGTCTACGAAGGCACCGAGTGATGGGACGGCTCTGTACCGGCTACCGAGCAACGCAAAAGTAGACGAATTGAATTCGAAATTACAGTAAGGCGTCGCTGTTTTGAATCGCAGTCCCGAGCACGTCAACCAAGCACCCTGCCATCCTTCTGGGCGGGCGTAGAGGATGAAGTAGACCCGACAGCGGTCCTTCCCAAGCGCAGGCCAAGGAACGCAACGGGCACGTACCCACCCATCCACCCTGCCCTTCCGAAGGACGCTTCACGCTGCAGACCTGCAGCTCAGATTGCTCTGCTGAGGGACCGCAATAGGAACCACATGGTGTCCTATCGGACAGGGCTAGATCTCACGCAGATGTCTGCGCAGCAAATGCACGGATACGCGCCTCCATCGCGCCTTCGCCCGCGGACTCGTTGCCCAGATATGCCTCCTGAACTGACGAGTCAGACAGCAGGTCGGCCGCAGTGCCTTCGGTAACGATGCGACCTGCGGCAAGCACATAGCCTCGATCCGAAACTGCGAGCGCCGCACG
This region includes:
- a CDS encoding SDR family NAD(P)-dependent oxidoreductase — translated: MSKSSNAAQGRLAGRVALVTGAGPGLGGAIALAMAQEGANLVVCDIDSEALSHTEKALAATGVECLALRCDVSDSAAVDAMFSQAAERFGTVDILVNNAARVPTSPAEESRRNRHYAYLTTPMERQSLGIVASLSDEDWLKWWDVNMHGVFFCTRAALRIMEPRRSGKIINIASIAGLGTQSMHSPGYSATKAGVISLTKTTALDVAGANIHVNAIACGAVLTPPFQAYLDTATAAQRNSLFQLIPTGRIGQPAEYASLAVYLASDDHYLVGQVISPNGGAVI
- a CDS encoding YeiH family protein codes for the protein MATTSLGAWPERSRRLLPGALACGVVAAAATWVAEHHGAPVMLIALLLGIAMNFMSTEVRCTPGIEFCSKTMLRAGIALLGMRITLPQILSLGWPLVAFISLSVILIIALSMHAARALRFDPLFGLLTGGATAICGASAALALSSAMPPHPQKERATMLTVIAVSTLSTLAMVAYPTIARWMALDPHKAGIFLGGTIHDVAQVVGAGYSMSQETGDTATLVKLLRVAMLLPIVTLTAAMTRATAAAGSRRPPLVPWFVAGFAVLVCINSVGCFSASTQQLGSDVSRWLLVVAVASIGMKTRPKELLNVGIRPIALILCETILLAALVLTFLHAAG
- a CDS encoding 3-(methylthio)propionyl-CoA ligase, which produces MNGQMMQQPLLISSLLTHAERHHGAQQIVSRRVEGDIHRQSFREFASRARRMANALIALGVKSGDRIGTLAWNGHRHMELYFAVSGSGAVLHTLNPRLHTDQLAWIADHAEDQVLFFDLSFMPLVEAVAPRMTTIKAFVAMTDRAHMPASSRIDGLLCYEDLLAAHDDRYVWPTFDENTAATLCYTSGTTGNPKGVLYSHRSTVLHAYAVALPDSLNCSARDVILPVVPMFHVNAWGLPYVACMVGAKLVLPGPGLDGRSLHELLESEGVTLSAGVPTVWQGLLAHVEAHDLTFSTMRRTVIGGAACPPAMMRCFQEKHGVQVIHAWGMTELSPLGTACVLKGDLASLSSEQRYAIQAKQGRAVPGMDMKIVDEHGAELAWDGKQSGELMVRGPWVVSRYLKNEGGDPLVDGWFPTGDVATIDADGFMQITDRAKDVIKSGGEWIGSIDIENIAMAHPQVSMAACIGVPHPKWDERPLLVVVKKPGAELTRDDLLSFFEGKVAKWWTPDDVAFVEAIPLGATGKMLKNKLREQFKSHPLATAWA